A window from Montipora capricornis isolate CH-2021 chromosome 7, ASM3666992v2, whole genome shotgun sequence encodes these proteins:
- the LOC138056055 gene encoding uncharacterized protein yields MWTQSWPIAELQQLHRESRKILKENSGYHPMGTTDLLYLARKYGGRGLKSVESTYKNIKVKTAIKLYASEDPTMRMVREFEEKCERTGRRSLKKDTERYASERGLYLKLSCPCPTTNTEEGEDLPGEKVGAMMRSKEEESRTEEVRQQKWQGKLTEARWDDADVIGCFSCLRRWKTAPTHTVAGVYELYQQLLPTKIYQEYKKKTSNNTDVKCRMCGKDVGSVPHVLSGCGALAQSKYKTKHDAALKVLFFDLLCDMGLIESAPSWCSPETPKPEYKNDRASALWDVQVYAEKTEGRANRIDARVVDKQKKKVLLPEMSCPWMANRKQKEEEKT; encoded by the coding sequence ATGTGGACCCAGAGCTGGCCCATTGCGGAGCTTCAGCAGTTACACCGCGAGAGCCGTAAGATCCTGAAAGAGAACAGCGGCTACCACCCCATGGGAACAACGGATTTACTTTACCTAGCCAGAAAGTACGGAGGAAGAGGTCTCAAGTCAGTAGAGTCAACGTACAAGAATATCAAGGTGAAGACTGCAATTAAGCTGTACGCAAGTGAAGATCCAACTATGCGCATGGTACGAGAGTTCGAGGAAAAGTGCGAAAGAACTGGAAGACGATCTTTGAAGAAAGATACCGAGAGATATGCTTCGGAAAGAGGATTGTATCTGAAGTTAAGCTGCCCGTGCCCAACTACTAACACCGAAGAAGGAGAAGACTTACCTGGAGAGAAAGTCGGGGCTATGATGAGGAGCAAGGAAGAAGAAAGTAGAACTGAGGAGGTACGCCAACAGAAATGGCAAGGAAAGTTGACTGAAGCAAGATGGGATGACGCGGATGTGATTGGCTGTTTCAGTTGTCTACGCCGGTGGAAAACTGCGCCCACGCACACAGTGGCTGGAGTTTACGAACTATACCAACAGCTACTTCCCACTAAAATTTACCAAGAGTACAAGAAAAAGACAAGCAACAACACAGACGTCAAGTGTCGTATGTGCGGAAAAGATGTGGGGAGCGTCCCTCATGTTTTGAGTGGATGTGGTGCACTAGCGCAGAGCAAGTACAAGACAAAGCACGACGCAGCCCTCAAAGTTCTATTCTTCGATCTGCTCTGTGATATGGGCTTAATAGAAAGTGCGCCATCTTGGTGCTCGCCTGAAACACCAAAGCCAGAGTACAAGAATGATCGAGCCAGCGCCCTCTGGGATGTGCAAGTGTATGCAGAGAAGACGGAAGGAAGAGCAAACCGGATAGATGCAAGAGTTGTGGATAAGCAGAAGAAGAAGGTGCTACTACCAGAGATGAGTTGCCCGTGGATGGCAAACAGGAAACagaaggaagaagagaaaacataa